The Paenibacillus mucilaginosus 3016 genome includes the window TACACGCTCCATCCGGGAAAGACCGATACGGAACTGGTTCTGAAGAAGTTCACCTACAGAACGCAGACGACGGTTACCCAAGTGGTCGATATCATCCGTGCTGCCGATGCCGTGAAGCAGATCGATGAAGTAGTTGATCGACGAGATAATATCCGCAGGCGTGATGTTCTTGACCGTCTTGTCGATCTTGCCGTTGGAGATGACCTTAACGACCTTGCCGTCTTCGATCGGGGAGTAGACATGAACGCACTGCATTGGAATTTTGTCCATGTCGGCAATGCCGCTCGCTACGCTCCACTCTTTGAAGCCCACATTGTTCTCCAGATGAGGAAGGATCGTATCGAGCAGGCGGCGGTCGATGAGCTGACCGGCCTCCGCAATGATCTCACCGGTCTCCGGATCCGCTAGGGTTTCGGCGAGACGCTGATTGAACAGACGGTTCTTTATGTGAAGTTTCTTGTTAATCTTGTAACGACCGACATTCGCCAGATCATAGCGCTTCGGATCGAAGAAGCGGGCAACAAGCAGGCTTCTAGCATTATCCAGAGTCGGCGGCTCGCCCGGACGCAGGCGCTCGTAGATCTCGATCAAGGCCTTGTCCGTCGAATCGGTATTATCCTTATCGAGCGTGTTGCGGATATACTCGTCATCGCCTAGCAGATCAATGATCTCCGCATCCGTACCGAAGCCGAGCGCACGAAGCAGCACCGTAACCGGAATCTTCCGCGTGCGGTCGATCCGGACATAGATGATGTCTTTCGCATCAGTCTCAAGTTCCAGCCAGGCACCACGATTCGGAATAACCGTAGCGGTGTAAGTTTTCTTACCGTTCTTATCTATTTTCGTGCTAAAATAAACGCTAGGGGAACGAACCAGCTGGCTGACGATAACCCGTTCAGCTCCGTTGATAATAAAGGTACCCGTCTCCGTCATCAGCGGGAAATCGCCCATGAAGACTTCCTGCTCTTTTACCTCACCGGTCTCCTTATTGATCAAACGCACTTTCACACGAAGCGGTGCAGCGAAGGTGACGTCGCGTTCCTTGGACTCATCGACCGAGTACTTAGGCTCTCCTAAGCTGTAATCGATAAATTCCAACACCAAATTCCCCGTAAAATCCTGTATCGGGGAAATATCCTGAAACATTTCACGCAATCCCTCATCCAAAAACCACTGGTATGATTTTTGTTGGATTTCAATCAGGTTCGGCACTTCCAGAACCTCATTAATCCGAGCGTACGACCTGCGTTTACGTCGACCTAATTGAATCAGATGACCCGCCAACTTAGATTCACCCCTTATGTCTACTCAATGGAACAAAATAAAAGCCTCTTAGGGAAGCCTTCTCGAGTAAATACTGCGCGAAGAGTCACTTCTTTAGGAAGCTTCTAGTTACGTACATACGATGGGAGACTATCCTTCAATCTTACCACTATTTTCTTCATACCTTTCAGGGTTTACTTAAAATTTAGACATTATACGTCGAAAGCCCAAATTTTATTCACCTCGGCAAGAAAAAATAATTCTTGACATTTTAGTAAACTAAAGACATATATCCCAATCCTAATGCTGACATTTAACTATGATATCACATTCGAAAAATCAAGTCAACAATATTCCCAAAAGATATACCTATTCGCACGAATGGAAATGAAAACTTCCCTTATGCATCAAAGCAGCCGTGCTATTTCGTAGCTTTCAAAATCCAATATCCCCGATCGCGCTCCACTTCTTCCACGGATGCGAAGATGGATTCGAGCTTGGCCACAGCTGATGGGGCTCCCTGCTTTTTCTGGATAACGACCCATAGCGCCCCGCCATCGGTTAACACCGAATGAGCCTGTTCGAAAATCCGGTGAACCGTTTCTTTCCCTGCCCGAATCGGCGGATTAGTCAATACGACGTCAAACGATTCCCCGGCCACTTCAGCCAGCAGATCACTCTGCAGAATGCGTACGTTACGTATACTGTTGCGCTGGGCATTCCGCTTGGCCAGCTCAATCGCCCGTTCATTGATATCCACCATGGTTACCTGCCCTTGGCCGGCCATAGCGGCTGCAGCCAATCCGATCGGTCCATAACCGCAGCCGACATCCAGCACCCTTGCATCGGCTGGAAACTCCATCGTTTCTATCATCAGCTTAGAACCGTAATCCACACCCTTTTTGGAGAAAACACCGGCATCGGTAGCAAATGCATAGGTGCGTCCACGCAGCTCCTCTTCCACCTGACCGAGATCATGACCTGTGGTCGGCTTCTCGGTATAGTAATGTTCTGACACATCGATCCCCCCTTTCTACTTTTATTCCCTATTCATTCAAAACGAAAACCCCTTGAGAGGAAGCCTCATCAAGGGGTCATCGGTAAAACAAAATTACTTCACTTCTACGGATGCGCCTGCTTCTTCAAGCTTCGCTTTTACCGCTTCAGCTTCTTCTTTAGCTACTTTTTCTTTCAGTGGCTTCGGAGCGTTGTCTACCAGGTCTTTTGCTTCTTTCAGACCCAGGCCAGTGATTTCGCGAACAACTTTGATAACGTTGATCTTGGAAGCGCCAGCGCTTGTCAGGATTACGTCGAATTCAGTTTGCTCTGCTACTTCTGCTGCGCCGCCGCCAGCTACCATTGCTACTGGAGCTGCTGCTGTTACGCCGAACTCTTCTTCGATTGCTTTAACCAGATCGTTCAGTTCGAGTACGGTCATGCCTTTGATGGCTTCCAAGATTTGCTCTTTGCTCATGGTTAAACCTCCATTATCATCCATAAAGTATTGGGTAAAACATTCATTTCAAAAGGATTAAGCTTCTTGAGCGCCGCCTTCTTGCTTCTCAGCCACAGCTTTAACCGCAAGGGCGAAGTTGCGCATAGGAGCTTGGAGCACGCTGAGGAGCATGGACAGAAGACCCTCTCTCGATGGGAGTTCAGCCAGCGCCTTGATTTGGTTGAAGTCAACAACTTTGCCTTCAACTACACCCGCTTTTACGCTCAGCTTGTCATTCTTCTTCGCGAAATCCGTAAGGATTTTCGCTGGAGTAATGATATCGTCTTTGCTGAATGCGATCGCCGTTGGGCCCGTCAGGAACTCATCCAGTTCGGACAGTTCAGCGGATGCCGTAGCACGGCGTACCAGCGTGTTCTTCAGAACTTGGAACTCAACGCCAGCTTCACGCAGTTGTCTGCGGAGCTCGGTAACTTGAGCAACGTTCAGACCACGATAGTCAGCGACGATGGAGCAGGAGCTCACTTTCAGCTTCTCGGATACTTCCGATACCTGTTGCGATTTCAGCTCGATTACTTTTGCATTTGCCATTTTTGCACCTCCTACAAGTTTTCGTGAGAAAACTGACATCCTTCAAAAACTTAACGCGCAAACGCATCCCGAGGGCTTAGGGCCTCCGCCGCCTGCTAGGCATTCTCGTTTAAATGCGAAAATGCCTTCGCAGACAAGGCGAAGGCATGATGATTCAAGTATTCTTAAGCTCACGAGCAAAGAATATCCGAACTTATATCATAACACCTCGGTAGGGAATTAAGCCCGGGGGCACCTACTGTCTACGGTAAGCATATTCGTTTGTTAGTTCTTCTAAGCAACCTAACATAGGTTAGCATGGATGACTAGAAAAGTCAACCCTTACTTTCCTATCTCAGAATCGTTGCATTCACACGAGCGCTAGGACCCATGGTCGAGGATACCGCTACGTTCTTCAGGTATACACCTTTAGCTGCAGCAGGCTTCGCTCTGTTCAGTGCATCGATCAGTGCTTTGAAGTTTTCAGCAAGCTTCTCGGCATCGAAGGAAACTTTGCCGATTGGCGCGTGAATTTGACCGGCTTTATCCAGACGGTACTCGATTTTACCTGCCTTGATCTCTTGAACGGCTTTCGTCACGTCG containing:
- a CDS encoding class I SAM-dependent methyltransferase, which translates into the protein MSEHYYTEKPTTGHDLGQVEEELRGRTYAFATDAGVFSKKGVDYGSKLMIETMEFPADARVLDVGCGYGPIGLAAAAMAGQGQVTMVDINERAIELAKRNAQRNSIRNVRILQSDLLAEVAGESFDVVLTNPPIRAGKETVHRIFEQAHSVLTDGGALWVVIQKKQGAPSAVAKLESIFASVEEVERDRGYWILKATK
- the rplL gene encoding 50S ribosomal protein L7/L12 is translated as MSKEQILEAIKGMTVLELNDLVKAIEEEFGVTAAAPVAMVAGGGAAEVAEQTEFDVILTSAGASKINVIKVVREITGLGLKEAKDLVDNAPKPLKEKVAKEEAEAVKAKLEEAGASVEVK
- the rplJ gene encoding 50S ribosomal protein L10 — protein: MANAKVIELKSQQVSEVSEKLKVSSCSIVADYRGLNVAQVTELRRQLREAGVEFQVLKNTLVRRATASAELSELDEFLTGPTAIAFSKDDIITPAKILTDFAKKNDKLSVKAGVVEGKVVDFNQIKALAELPSREGLLSMLLSVLQAPMRNFALAVKAVAEKQEGGAQEA